One [Clostridium] saccharolyticum WM1 DNA segment encodes these proteins:
- a CDS encoding ArsR/SmtB family transcription factor: MIEYEKNAKVFKAFCDENRLMILELLQTGEKCACKLLEDLNIGQSTLSHHMKILCDSGVVNARKEGKWTHYSISEEGSAYAKELLDKITKLYSTVQECSCR, encoded by the coding sequence ATAATTGAATACGAAAAAAATGCAAAGGTCTTTAAAGCATTTTGTGATGAAAACCGTCTTATGATTTTGGAACTTTTACAGACAGGTGAGAAATGTGCCTGTAAGCTGTTGGAAGATTTGAATATCGGTCAATCTACCTTGTCCCATCACATGAAGATATTGTGTGATTCCGGGGTTGTGAATGCCAGAAAAGAAGGTAAATGGACACATTATTCCATCAGCGAGGAAGGCAGTGCCTATGCAAAAGAGCTGCTTGATAAAATCACTAAACTATATAGTACTGTGCAGGAATGTTCCTGTAGATAG
- a CDS encoding ABC transporter permease — MNSYLGLIKEYGKIHKKKTRITIICIAIAVCLVTAIFGLAEAMIQAQTIGQIKANGYWHVAFKNIDAETASLIQNRPETEVAGWLSTTQEGTLGKEAIAIMGGDEAISGNMGLTVNSGRFPQSAKEALLDEQLVNERGISLNDTVEVLLSDGSTHDFVITGTYSNTLSQKKDDTHGLFLSYGGIREISNGTSGYTYYVQFKSGADMRNAIDTIKENFNLSDKQVSENPALLGLTGQSRDSYMVSIYITAVILFILVLAAGTLMIASSINMSVRERVQFFGLMRCLGASTSQVKKYVLLESIRLCLFGIPIGLIVGMVITMASSAFLRYVNSTYFSNMPIFDLSLISLVSGTLVGFLTVTLAALSPANKAAKVSPQCAVSGNAEKSTMFTAKSALNIKLIKPETSLGISHALSDKKNILLMTGSFAISIILFLSFSVMVDFMGQGIRALKPYTPDISIVSSANSNSLVKEVLKKAQNISGVKRTFGRMFEGNLSITSAHGDAKINLISYDENQFKWAKQELVSGNINTVINKNNTVLVVHSDNSNLQVGDTFTIKTAHGKNTVYVAGVLSNSSFVSEANIQTVICSEQTFQGLTGEQGYSVIDMQLARNASEDTVTQLRRLTSSEQIFSDRREANSGAKAAYYSFALFIYGFLVIIASITVFNIINSMNNSVSNRKNRYGVMKAIGMTGKQLHHMVIVEAATYAICGCLAGLIISLPIHRLIFQMMITSKWGLNWQVPFGMLAIIIGITILSTVLSVIRPVKTLNKMSVTDIVNTQ; from the coding sequence ATGAATAGTTATCTTGGTTTAATTAAGGAATATGGGAAAATCCACAAGAAAAAGACGCGAATAACAATCATCTGTATTGCAATAGCTGTTTGCCTTGTTACAGCTATTTTCGGCTTGGCCGAAGCAATGATACAGGCTCAAACTATTGGTCAAATTAAGGCAAATGGTTATTGGCATGTTGCTTTCAAAAATATAGATGCTGAAACCGCATCGCTCATTCAAAATCGCCCTGAAACAGAGGTCGCCGGTTGGCTTTCAACCACACAGGAAGGAACGCTTGGAAAAGAAGCTATTGCTATAATGGGCGGCGATGAAGCAATATCCGGCAATATGGGGCTTACCGTTAATAGCGGTCGTTTCCCTCAGTCGGCAAAGGAAGCCTTGTTGGATGAACAATTGGTAAATGAGCGTGGCATTTCATTAAATGACACCGTAGAAGTATTGTTATCGGATGGCAGCACACATGACTTTGTTATTACCGGAACTTACAGCAATACCCTGTCACAGAAAAAGGATGATACGCATGGCCTGTTTTTGTCCTATGGCGGCATACGGGAAATAAGCAACGGCACAAGCGGATACACTTACTATGTTCAGTTTAAGAGCGGCGCTGATATGAGAAATGCTATTGATACCATAAAAGAGAATTTCAATTTGTCAGACAAACAGGTTTCAGAAAATCCGGCGCTTCTCGGATTGACTGGACAAAGCCGAGATAGTTATATGGTAAGTATCTATATCACCGCGGTTATCTTGTTTATACTTGTACTTGCGGCCGGAACATTGATGATTGCAAGCAGCATTAACATGTCTGTACGGGAGCGGGTTCAATTTTTCGGGCTAATGCGCTGCCTTGGAGCATCGACTTCACAGGTCAAAAAATATGTATTGCTTGAAAGTATTCGGCTTTGCCTGTTTGGAATACCGATCGGCCTTATTGTGGGGATGGTCATAACGATGGCTTCCTCGGCGTTTTTAAGATACGTCAATTCAACATATTTCAGCAATATGCCAATATTTGACCTAAGCCTGATCAGTCTTGTAAGTGGAACATTGGTTGGATTTTTAACTGTAACGTTGGCTGCGCTTTCTCCTGCCAACAAAGCGGCAAAGGTATCCCCGCAGTGCGCCGTATCCGGCAATGCGGAGAAAAGCACTATGTTTACAGCGAAATCGGCATTGAATATAAAACTAATTAAGCCGGAAACATCACTTGGAATTTCCCATGCGCTCTCTGATAAAAAGAATATTTTATTAATGACAGGGTCATTTGCCATCAGCATAATACTCTTTCTTTCTTTTAGTGTCATGGTTGATTTTATGGGGCAAGGGATACGAGCGTTAAAACCATATACGCCTGATATTTCGATTGTAAGCAGTGCCAATTCTAATTCACTGGTTAAAGAGGTCTTGAAGAAAGCGCAAAATATAAGTGGTGTAAAACGCACCTTTGGACGGATGTTTGAAGGTAATTTATCTATAACAAGCGCCCATGGTGACGCTAAAATCAACTTAATTTCTTATGATGAAAATCAGTTTAAGTGGGCAAAACAGGAATTGGTTTCCGGCAACATTAATACCGTGATAAATAAAAACAATACTGTTTTAGTCGTTCATTCGGATAACTCTAACTTGCAAGTTGGTGACACTTTTACAATAAAAACGGCACATGGCAAAAATACAGTTTATGTTGCCGGGGTACTTTCAAACAGTTCATTTGTCAGTGAAGCAAATATACAGACCGTTATTTGTTCCGAGCAGACATTTCAAGGTTTAACTGGAGAACAGGGATATTCGGTAATAGATATGCAGCTTGCAAGGAACGCAAGCGAGGATACAGTCACACAACTACGCAGGCTTACTTCATCGGAACAGATTTTTTCAGACCGACGAGAGGCCAATTCAGGAGCCAAAGCAGCATACTACTCCTTTGCATTGTTTATTTATGGCTTTCTTGTAATAATCGCGTCTATCACTGTATTCAATATAATTAACAGCATGAACAACAGTGTTTCTAACAGGAAAAACAGATATGGTGTAATGAAAGCAATCGGAATGACGGGAAAGCAACTCCATCATATGGTGATTGTTGAAGCGGCAACCTATGCGATATGCGGTTGTCTGGCCGGACTTATTATAAGTCTGCCTATTCACAGGCTGATATTTCAAATGATGATAACGTCAAAATGGGGGCTTAATTGGCAAGTACCATTTGGGATGCTTGCAATTATAATCGGCATTACTATATTATCAACGGTTTTGTCCGTCATACGTCCAGTAAAAACACTTAATAAAATGAGCGTTACAGATATTGTTAACACACAATGA
- a CDS encoding DUF3846 domain-containing protein produces the protein MENENMIRVLKIEPGKMPYVKEIQNDLEGIQAEVEGLFECVYLENNCIAVVNEEGKINGMELNRRIGNDIIAGPFFICGDSEDGEFVSLTDKQAGMFTKDFNEIPVFTGKEPEAQPRMSFIGFKL, from the coding sequence ATGGAAAATGAAAATATGATCCGGGTACTAAAAATAGAACCCGGGAAAATGCCGTATGTGAAGGAAATCCAGAATGACCTTGAAGGGATTCAGGCAGAAGTAGAAGGGCTATTCGAATGTGTTTATCTTGAGAATAACTGCATTGCAGTAGTCAATGAAGAAGGAAAAATCAACGGAATGGAACTGAACCGCAGGATTGGTAATGATATTATTGCTGGTCCTTTTTTTATTTGCGGTGACAGTGAAGATGGTGAATTCGTATCACTTACGGATAAACAGGCTGGGATGTTTACAAAAGATTTTAATGAAATACCGGTGTTTACTGGAAAAGAGCCTGAGGCTCAGCCACGAATGTCATTCATCGGTTTTAAATTATAG
- a CDS encoding DUF308 domain-containing protein yields the protein MNSLFEKFTRYSIFRAAILCVMGIVTFFFPEFLLSGMVYVIAGYAILSGAFSIADYFLRKKAAPKAINYGSLIFSCLLIIFGILSIAYFRYLVSLLPVFLGVLMMIESIVYFVIALCADTRTKPFLIILAVFIMIGGIVANIFTFGFGGVLTLSHIFRSLLLLSCAYELIVYLIHRKAVKQNSERSEMI from the coding sequence TTGAATTCATTATTTGAGAAATTTACGAGATACTCAATATTTCGTGCGGCTATTCTCTGTGTAATGGGAATTGTGACATTTTTCTTCCCGGAATTTTTGCTTAGTGGCATGGTCTATGTAATTGCTGGGTATGCGATTCTCAGTGGAGCTTTTAGTATTGCGGATTATTTTCTCCGTAAAAAAGCGGCTCCAAAAGCAATTAACTATGGGAGCCTTATTTTTTCCTGTCTGCTGATTATATTCGGCATCCTTTCAATCGCTTATTTTCGTTACCTTGTTAGTTTACTGCCAGTTTTTCTCGGTGTACTGATGATGATTGAAAGCATCGTTTACTTTGTGATTGCTCTGTGCGCGGACACAAGAACAAAGCCGTTTCTGATTATTCTTGCCGTTTTCATCATGATAGGCGGAATTGTTGCCAACATCTTTACATTTGGCTTTGGGGGTGTGCTGACGCTTTCACACATTTTTCGCTCGCTTTTACTGCTTTCGTGTGCATATGAACTGATTGTTTACCTAATACATCGGAAGGCTGTCAAGCAGAATTCTGAAAGGAGTGAAATGATATGA
- a CDS encoding recombinase family protein — protein MKQQNLQVGAYTRLSRDDDNIGESGSIVMQKEIIRQYCERNGMAVKTYYQDDGFTGTNYNRPDFQRMTEGIESGEINCVITKDLSRLGRDYIMTGYYTEIYFPEHSVRYIAIGDNYDTQDKNNSNNDFAPFKFIVNDLYAKDISKKIRASKNAKFLNGEQLVSHPPYGYKKDPNLKNHYIIDEETAPVVRKIFEMYANGVGRNTIVKYLRDNKILMPAAVLHVRGIRYSKQMEICFHGGEIAEDVPEDYREHIQVMRDSFAVIDGIVNELNAKMENGDSLDPIQIKVVFYSLFFGADQSSAVDCRKFADCFVTYEEHTRIVTMEDGKTKEETYTVPVPIKDLSVVYQNINTAMGKAVTYENMANATEIYYRIAYGTAAPLEDDSTTGWEGWKYQLSEEELENLYHDLQAGENGSEIVKLAMSRLGDPYSQEKRGQGSYTDCSYLTMWCYKQFGISFPGTAAEQGR, from the coding sequence ATGAAACAGCAAAATTTACAGGTAGGAGCCTACACAAGGCTCAGCCGTGATGATGATAATATCGGAGAAAGCGGCAGCATCGTCATGCAAAAGGAGATCATTCGACAGTACTGTGAGAGAAACGGAATGGCGGTAAAAACCTACTACCAAGACGATGGCTTCACAGGTACCAACTACAACCGCCCCGATTTTCAGCGGATGACTGAAGGCATTGAAAGCGGAGAAATAAACTGTGTAATTACCAAAGACCTCTCCCGTTTGGGCAGGGATTACATCATGACTGGCTACTACACCGAGATTTATTTTCCCGAACACAGCGTCCGCTACATAGCCATCGGCGATAATTATGACACACAGGATAAGAACAACAGCAACAACGACTTTGCTCCGTTCAAATTTATCGTGAACGATCTCTATGCAAAGGACATCAGCAAAAAGATCAGAGCTTCTAAAAACGCAAAGTTTTTGAATGGAGAGCAACTGGTTTCCCATCCGCCCTATGGCTATAAAAAAGATCCGAATCTGAAAAATCACTATATCATAGATGAGGAAACCGCACCGGTGGTACGGAAAATCTTTGAGATGTACGCAAACGGCGTGGGGCGCAACACCATTGTCAAATACCTACGTGACAACAAAATTTTAATGCCAGCGGCTGTGCTCCATGTGAGGGGCATCCGGTATTCGAAGCAGATGGAGATATGCTTTCATGGTGGCGAAATCGCAGAAGATGTACCGGAAGATTATCGGGAACACATTCAAGTTATGCGTGATAGTTTTGCTGTGATTGACGGGATCGTAAATGAACTCAATGCAAAGATGGAGAATGGAGATAGCCTTGATCCAATTCAGATTAAGGTAGTTTTTTATTCTCTGTTTTTCGGCGCCGACCAGTCGTCTGCGGTAGACTGCAGAAAATTTGCAGATTGTTTTGTGACTTATGAAGAACATACACGGATAGTGACCATGGAGGATGGGAAGACCAAGGAGGAAACATATACGGTTCCAGTTCCTATAAAAGATTTATCTGTAGTCTATCAGAATATTAATACTGCAATGGGAAAAGCAGTGACCTATGAGAATATGGCAAATGCGACAGAAATTTATTACCGTATTGCATACGGAACGGCAGCTCCTTTGGAAGATGACAGTACAACAGGATGGGAGGGCTGGAAATATCAGCTGTCAGAGGAAGAACTAGAGAATCTATATCATGATCTGCAGGCAGGAGAAAATGGAAGTGAGATTGTAAAACTTGCTATGTCAAGGCTGGGGGATCCTTACTCACAGGAGAAAAGAGGGCAAGGAAGTTATACGGACTGCAGCTATCTGACGATGTGGTGCTACAAGCAGTTTGGAATTTCATTCCCTGGAACGGCTGCTGAACAGGGACGGTAA
- a CDS encoding C40 family peptidase — protein MTIAKEDLLPGDLVFWSHKPNGRFMNITHVGIYAGDGKVIDASYSKGVVVYRDLFDSDKQVLYGRPLVKE, from the coding sequence TTGACTATTGCAAAAGAAGATTTACTGCCTGGTGATTTGGTGTTCTGGAGTCATAAGCCAAATGGACGATTCATGAATATAACCCATGTCGGTATCTATGCCGGAGATGGCAAAGTAATTGATGCATCCTACTCCAAAGGAGTCGTTGTATATCGTGATTTATTTGATTCTGACAAGCAGGTTCTGTATGGCAGACCGCTTGTTAAAGAATAG
- a CDS encoding response regulator transcription factor, translated as MNRILLLEDDLSLIDGLSCLLKRQGFELDIARTVREANTIWTDSKYDLLILDVSLPDGSGFEVCQKVRQVSKVPIIFLTASDEELNIVTGLDIGGDDYITKPFKLGVLLSRINALLRRAKNFGEHDTEIISNGIKVLLLQGQAYKGGQLLDLTTAEYRLLCLLMQNPNIILSKEKILEKLWDGDESYVDDNTLAVYIRRLRIKIEQNPGEPQMLLTVRGMGYKWNVIS; from the coding sequence ATGAATAGGATATTACTTCTTGAAGATGATTTAAGCCTGATTGATGGACTTTCCTGTTTACTAAAAAGGCAGGGTTTTGAATTAGATATTGCCCGAACTGTAAGAGAAGCCAATACTATTTGGACAGACAGTAAATACGATTTATTGATACTGGATGTGTCCTTGCCGGACGGCTCTGGCTTCGAGGTGTGCCAGAAAGTACGACAGGTTTCCAAGGTTCCTATTATCTTTTTAACCGCATCAGATGAAGAACTAAATATTGTTACGGGACTTGATATTGGTGGAGACGACTATATCACCAAGCCCTTTAAGTTAGGTGTGCTCCTATCAAGAATTAACGCTTTGCTCCGGCGGGCTAAGAATTTTGGAGAGCATGATACAGAAATCATATCCAACGGAATAAAAGTTTTATTATTACAGGGACAAGCCTATAAGGGCGGACAGCTTCTGGACTTGACAACAGCGGAATACCGATTGCTTTGTCTGCTTATGCAAAACCCTAATATCATACTTTCCAAAGAAAAAATTCTGGAAAAGCTATGGGATGGGGATGAGAGCTATGTCGATGATAATACGCTGGCAGTGTATATCCGTAGGCTGCGAATTAAAATCGAGCAGAACCCCGGTGAGCCACAAATGCTGTTGACCGTCAGAGGTATGGGCTACAAGTGGAATGTTATAAGTTGA
- a CDS encoding ABC transporter ATP-binding protein — translation MNLLDVTDVCKTYGKGETAVNALKNVSFSVPKGEFIAVVGESGSGKSTLLNMIGALDTPTSGKVLIDGNDIFNINDEKLTIFRRRNIGFVFQAFNLIPELNVEQNITFPVLLDYKKPDQAYVEELLTVLSLKDRRNHLPRQLSGGQQQRVAIGRALIARPMLILADEPTGNLDSQNSSEVISLLKTASKRYQQTIIMITHNRSLASTADRVLQVSDGVLTDLGGYAE, via the coding sequence ATGAATTTATTAGACGTAACTGACGTTTGCAAGACCTATGGAAAAGGTGAAACTGCAGTCAATGCATTAAAAAACGTGAGCTTTTCGGTTCCAAAAGGAGAATTTATTGCAGTTGTCGGGGAATCCGGTTCCGGAAAAAGCACACTGCTTAATATGATCGGGGCGCTTGATACGCCTACATCCGGCAAGGTGCTGATTGACGGTAACGATATATTCAACATAAATGATGAAAAGCTCACCATTTTCCGACGCAGGAACATAGGCTTCGTTTTTCAGGCGTTCAATCTGATACCGGAACTCAATGTCGAGCAGAACATTACCTTCCCTGTTTTACTCGATTATAAGAAACCGGATCAGGCATATGTAGAAGAACTCCTTACGGTGCTGTCCTTAAAGGACAGGCGCAATCACCTGCCACGCCAGTTATCCGGCGGACAGCAGCAGCGCGTAGCGATAGGCCGTGCTCTGATTGCACGCCCCATGCTGATTCTTGCGGACGAACCGACTGGAAATCTGGACAGTCAAAACAGCAGCGAGGTAATTTCGCTTCTGAAAACAGCCTCCAAACGCTATCAGCAGACCATTATTATGATTACGCATAACCGAAGTCTTGCTTCCACGGCCGACCGCGTGTTACAAGTATCGGACGGTGTACTCACAGACTTAGGGGGATACGCCGAATGA
- a CDS encoding sensor histidine kinase: protein MNIFTNKDIRNFFILMSCILGSFIVMSQFIIWLFWGVLNLAVFVLSLLITVCVLGVCFLYFRKQHRVIEDAITQINLYLSGETDARIGCDQEGSLYKLFHAVNTLATALDAHAAKEQKVKEFLKGTISDISHQLKTPLAALTIYNGLLQDETGDVDSMREFAVKSEKEIGRIEMLVQNLLKITKIDAGSIILEKSPENISDMFNDIYQHFEFRAKGEQKTILLSGPDNIELFCDRNWITEAISNIVKNALDHTDTGGRIAIEWKKLPAVTQIIVRDNGSGIHPEDIHHIFKRFYRSRFSKDTQGIGLGLPLAKAIVEAHDGNITVDSVLGGGSVFVINFLNLTKM from the coding sequence ATGAACATTTTTACCAATAAAGATATTCGAAATTTTTTTATACTAATGTCCTGCATATTGGGTAGTTTTATTGTCATGTCCCAATTTATCATATGGCTGTTTTGGGGAGTACTGAATCTTGCGGTTTTCGTGCTCTCACTTCTCATTACCGTATGTGTATTAGGCGTTTGCTTTTTATATTTTCGGAAGCAGCATCGGGTTATAGAAGATGCCATAACACAAATCAATTTATATCTTTCGGGAGAAACGGATGCACGCATTGGCTGTGATCAGGAGGGCAGCCTGTATAAGCTGTTTCATGCGGTAAACACATTGGCTACGGCACTCGATGCTCATGCTGCAAAAGAACAAAAAGTTAAAGAGTTTTTGAAAGGCACGATCTCTGATATCTCTCATCAGCTAAAGACGCCTCTTGCCGCCCTTACTATTTACAACGGGCTTTTACAGGACGAAACCGGAGATGTGGACTCCATGCGGGAATTCGCGGTTAAGTCGGAAAAGGAAATCGGCAGGATAGAAATGCTCGTTCAAAATCTCCTGAAAATTACTAAAATAGATGCCGGGTCTATTATCCTGGAGAAATCACCTGAAAACATATCGGATATGTTTAATGACATCTATCAGCATTTTGAATTTCGCGCCAAGGGAGAGCAGAAAACGATCCTCTTGTCGGGGCCTGATAATATTGAACTTTTTTGTGACAGGAATTGGATAACAGAAGCCATCAGCAATATTGTGAAAAATGCCCTTGACCATACGGACACAGGCGGTCGAATTGCTATTGAATGGAAAAAGCTTCCCGCAGTCACACAGATCATCGTTAGAGACAATGGGAGCGGCATTCACCCGGAAGATATCCATCATATTTTCAAGCGGTTCTACCGCAGCCGATTTTCAAAAGATACGCAAGGCATCGGCCTTGGGTTGCCGCTTGCAAAAGCCATCGTGGAAGCTCACGACGGAAACATCACGGTGGATAGCGTTTTAGGTGGAGGAAGCGTATTCGTTATAAATTTTCTGAACCTTACTAAAATGTAA
- a CDS encoding permease: protein MQILQDIGLFIQNQVLAMKWLNTLIGNMLSSLGFDISSRLWGSVQFFLYDVIKITILLCTLIFMISYIQSYFPPERSKKIMGRFHGIHANIMAALLGTVTPFCSCSSIPLFIGFTSAGLPLGVTFSFLISSPMVDLGSLVLLMSIFGVKVAVVYVIVGLIVAVIGGTIIEKMHMEQHVEEFIRTASTVDIDSPTLTKKERVIYAKDQVVSTFKKVFPYILIGVGIGAIIHNWIPESWIETVLGSHNPFGVILATLIGVPMYADIFGTIPVAEALLYKGAQLGTVLSFMMAVTTLSLPSMIMLRKAVKPKLLGLFIAICTIGIIIVGYLFNFFQYLFV from the coding sequence ATGCAGATTTTACAAGATATAGGACTGTTTATTCAAAATCAGGTTCTGGCCATGAAATGGCTCAATACACTGATTGGTAATATGCTTTCTTCATTGGGGTTTGATATTTCAAGCAGGCTTTGGGGAAGTGTGCAGTTCTTTCTCTATGATGTTATTAAAATAACGATATTGTTATGTACATTAATTTTTATGATTTCTTATATCCAGAGCTATTTTCCGCCAGAACGCAGTAAGAAAATCATGGGCAGATTTCATGGAATACATGCCAATATCATGGCGGCTCTGCTTGGAACAGTAACACCATTTTGCTCTTGTTCCTCGATTCCACTATTTATTGGTTTTACCAGTGCCGGACTGCCTCTTGGAGTAACATTTTCCTTTTTGATTTCTTCTCCTATGGTAGATCTTGGTTCTCTAGTCCTTCTTATGAGTATCTTCGGAGTAAAGGTTGCCGTTGTTTATGTAATCGTTGGTTTGATTGTTGCAGTAATTGGAGGTACTATCATTGAGAAGATGCATATGGAACAGCATGTTGAGGAGTTTATTCGAACTGCTTCCACAGTAGATATTGATTCACCTACGTTAACGAAAAAAGAACGGGTCATATACGCAAAAGATCAGGTGGTATCAACATTTAAAAAGGTATTTCCATATATACTGATAGGAGTTGGTATTGGAGCAATCATCCATAACTGGATACCGGAAAGCTGGATTGAAACAGTACTTGGAAGTCACAATCCATTTGGGGTAATACTTGCTACGCTGATTGGAGTTCCAATGTATGCTGATATTTTTGGTACCATTCCGGTTGCCGAGGCTTTACTTTATAAAGGTGCTCAGCTTGGAACAGTACTATCCTTCATGATGGCAGTTACAACTCTCAGTCTTCCTTCCATGATCATGCTTCGCAAGGCTGTTAAACCGAAATTGTTAGGGCTGTTTATTGCTATTTGTACCATCGGTATTATAATTGTAGGTTACTTGTTTAATTTCTTTCAATACTTATTTGTTTAA
- a CDS encoding DUF2703 domain-containing protein, giving the protein MAKTWYPVIDYIVCSECGACIKKCTHDVYNTEKAPSPIVINTKNCIDHCHGCGNLCPVGAITYVGEDTGWIPPNGGLSLSEDSCECKEQVENMVQVEYLYLDLETCECCVGTDVILDEVMAVLTPAIEMAGYKVKYNKIKMETEELAKQYRFVSSPTIRVNGQDICFSVAENSCGCCSEISGTAVDCRVFEYNGEVYEIPPKEMIAEAVLKNAFITFDKYSSNSQEYEIPENLKIFFKGKKSKECSCKGSCC; this is encoded by the coding sequence ATGGCAAAAACATGGTATCCAGTTATTGATTATATTGTATGCAGCGAGTGCGGAGCTTGTATCAAAAAGTGTACGCATGATGTATATAATACTGAGAAAGCCCCATCTCCTATTGTAATTAATACAAAAAACTGTATCGATCATTGTCATGGATGTGGTAATCTGTGTCCGGTTGGAGCAATCACCTATGTGGGTGAAGATACAGGATGGATTCCTCCAAATGGTGGTTTGTCATTAAGCGAAGACAGTTGTGAATGTAAAGAGCAGGTTGAAAATATGGTGCAGGTTGAGTATCTTTATCTGGATCTTGAAACTTGTGAGTGCTGTGTTGGTACGGATGTTATTTTGGATGAAGTAATGGCAGTTCTTACACCAGCTATTGAAATGGCTGGATATAAAGTGAAATACAATAAAATTAAAATGGAAACAGAGGAGCTTGCTAAACAGTATCGGTTTGTATCATCACCAACCATCCGCGTGAATGGTCAGGATATATGCTTTTCTGTGGCTGAAAATAGCTGTGGATGTTGCAGTGAAATAAGCGGAACTGCTGTTGATTGCCGTGTTTTTGAATATAATGGTGAGGTTTATGAAATTCCGCCGAAAGAGATGATAGCAGAAGCAGTCTTAAAAAACGCATTTATTACGTTTGATAAATATAGTTCCAATTCACAGGAATATGAGATACCTGAAAACTTAAAAATATTCTTTAAAGGTAAGAAGAGTAAAGAATGTTCCTGTAAAGGAAGCTGCTGTTAA
- a CDS encoding helix-turn-helix domain-containing protein: MKRGNFFVVQNQIFDFKLSPIAFYVYCYLCKCRNKKSGCYPSKQTIASACGIAVSSVSKAIKQLSKTYYCYKKLQRRKANQ, encoded by the coding sequence ATGAAACGAGGAAACTTTTTTGTCGTACAAAATCAGATTTTTGATTTCAAATTATCTCCGATTGCTTTTTATGTGTACTGCTATCTCTGCAAATGCAGAAACAAAAAGAGCGGATGTTACCCAAGCAAGCAGACCATCGCATCAGCCTGCGGGATTGCAGTCAGTTCTGTCAGCAAAGCAATCAAACAGCTTTCTAAGACTTATTATTGTTACAAAAAACTTCAGAGGCGGAAAGCAAATCAATAA
- a CDS encoding thioredoxin family protein, which produces MALFGIGKKKEEVKTGCDCGGTCEPKTPVAEETGCCCGGNCDSEILVSAETEKNEVTEVKVLGSGCAKCNQLEAATKEALETLGMDTKIDHVTDFAQIAAYGVMSTPALVIDGKVVSFGKVLKTEEVIKILEKVRG; this is translated from the coding sequence ATGGCATTATTTGGTATTGGAAAGAAAAAAGAGGAAGTAAAGACGGGCTGTGATTGTGGAGGAACATGTGAACCAAAGACTCCTGTGGCAGAAGAAACAGGATGTTGTTGTGGTGGTAACTGTGATTCGGAAATACTTGTGTCAGCTGAAACAGAGAAGAATGAAGTAACTGAGGTAAAGGTGCTTGGTTCTGGATGCGCAAAGTGCAATCAGTTAGAGGCAGCTACAAAAGAGGCATTAGAGACGCTTGGAATGGATACAAAGATTGATCATGTAACAGACTTTGCACAGATTGCAGCTTATGGAGTCATGTCAACACCGGCTCTGGTCATAGATGGTAAAGTGGTTTCCTTTGGTAAGGTTTTAAAGACAGAAGAGGTCATTAAAATATTAGAAAAAGTAAGAGGATAA